The Helianthus annuus cultivar XRQ/B chromosome 16, HanXRQr2.0-SUNRISE, whole genome shotgun sequence genome includes a window with the following:
- the LOC110917228 gene encoding gibberellin 2-beta-dioxygenase 8 isoform X2, translated as MMEESDPPFMEFYKNLFDDHDRSKKNHNGVSDDVEEWELPMIDLGRLDRGGWEIADCKREIAEASRKWGFFQVINHGVSADILEKMRCEQIKAFKKTYHEKSSNHRDLNFPVGSYRWGTPSATCLKQLAWSEAFHVPLTDISNMGGVTSLRTTMEQFATTVSELAEMLAEILAEELGHKSNFFKENCLPSTCYLRMNRYPPCPVSPHVCGLMPHTDSDFLTILHQDQIGGLQLVKDGKWIAVKPNKEALIINIGDLFQAWSNDVYKSVEHRVVANRQTERFSTAFFFCPSYDTVIQSCAEKSIYRRFSFKEFRQQVQDDVKKHGYKIGLPRFIL; from the exons ATGATGGAAGAATCAGACCCACCATTTATGGAGTTCTACAAGAACTTGTTCGATGATCATGACCGATCAAAGAAGAACCATAATGGTGTTTCCGATGATGTAGAGGAATGGGAGCTACCGATGATCGATCTCGGGCGGTTGGATCGAGGAGGGTGGGAGATTGCTGATTGTAAAAGAGAGATAGCTGAGGCCTCAAGAAAATGGGGCTTCTTTCAAGTCATAAATCATGGTGTTTCGGCTGATATTTTGGAGAAGATGAGGTGTGAACAGATAAAGGCGTTCAAGAAGACTTATCATGAAAAGAGTAGTAACCACCGTGATTTGAATTTTCCGGTGGGTAGTTACCGGTGGGGGACTCCTTCTGCCACTTGTTTGAAGCAGCTTGCGTGGTCAGAAGCTTTCCATGTACCATTGACTGATATTTCCAACATGGGTGGTGTCACTAGTCTCAG AACAACAATGGAACAGTTTGCAACCACGGTCTCTGAGCTAGCAGAAATGTTGGCAGAGATTTTGGCTGAGGAGCTTGGACACAAGTCTAATTTTTTCAAGGAGAATTGCTTGCCTAGTACTTGCTACCTTCGTATGAATCGCTATCCACCGTGCCCGGTTTCTCCACATGTTTGTGGATTGATGCCACACACTGACAGTGATTTTCTCACCATATTACATCAAGATCAAATTGGAGGATTACAATTAGTGAAAGATGGAAAATGGATTGCTGTTAAACCTAATAAAGAAGCTCTAATCATCAATATAGGGGATCTTTTTCAG GCTTGGAGCAATGATGTTTATAAGAGTGTTGAGCATCGAGTCGTCGCTAATAGACAAACCGAGAGGTTTTCGACTGCATTTTTCTTCTGTCCGTCATATGATACAGTAATACAAAGTTGTGCTGAGAAGTCCATTTATAGGAGATTCAGCTTCAAAGAATTCAGACAGCAGGTTCAAGATGATGTCAAGAAACATGGTTACAAAATAGGGCTTCCCAGGTTTATTTTATGA
- the LOC110917228 gene encoding gibberellin 2-beta-dioxygenase 8 isoform X1 produces the protein MMEESDPPFMEFYKNLFDDHDRSKKNHNGVSDDVEEWELPMIDLGRLDRGGWEIADCKREIAEASRKWGFFQVINHGVSADILEKMRCEQIKAFKKTYHEKSSNHRDLNFPVGSYRWGTPSATCLKQLAWSEAFHVPLTDISNMGGVTSLRTTMEQFATTVSELAEMLAEILAEELGHKSNFFKENCLPSTCYLRMNRYPPCPVSPHVCGLMPHTDSDFLTILHQDQIGGLQLVKDGKWIAVKPNKEALIINIGDLFQAWSNDVYKSVEHRVVANRQTERFSTAFFFCPSYDTVIQSCAEKSIYRRFSFKEFRQQVQDDVKKHGYKIGLPSSFSVLGLDIIT, from the exons ATGATGGAAGAATCAGACCCACCATTTATGGAGTTCTACAAGAACTTGTTCGATGATCATGACCGATCAAAGAAGAACCATAATGGTGTTTCCGATGATGTAGAGGAATGGGAGCTACCGATGATCGATCTCGGGCGGTTGGATCGAGGAGGGTGGGAGATTGCTGATTGTAAAAGAGAGATAGCTGAGGCCTCAAGAAAATGGGGCTTCTTTCAAGTCATAAATCATGGTGTTTCGGCTGATATTTTGGAGAAGATGAGGTGTGAACAGATAAAGGCGTTCAAGAAGACTTATCATGAAAAGAGTAGTAACCACCGTGATTTGAATTTTCCGGTGGGTAGTTACCGGTGGGGGACTCCTTCTGCCACTTGTTTGAAGCAGCTTGCGTGGTCAGAAGCTTTCCATGTACCATTGACTGATATTTCCAACATGGGTGGTGTCACTAGTCTCAG AACAACAATGGAACAGTTTGCAACCACGGTCTCTGAGCTAGCAGAAATGTTGGCAGAGATTTTGGCTGAGGAGCTTGGACACAAGTCTAATTTTTTCAAGGAGAATTGCTTGCCTAGTACTTGCTACCTTCGTATGAATCGCTATCCACCGTGCCCGGTTTCTCCACATGTTTGTGGATTGATGCCACACACTGACAGTGATTTTCTCACCATATTACATCAAGATCAAATTGGAGGATTACAATTAGTGAAAGATGGAAAATGGATTGCTGTTAAACCTAATAAAGAAGCTCTAATCATCAATATAGGGGATCTTTTTCAG GCTTGGAGCAATGATGTTTATAAGAGTGTTGAGCATCGAGTCGTCGCTAATAGACAAACCGAGAGGTTTTCGACTGCATTTTTCTTCTGTCCGTCATATGATACAGTAATACAAAGTTGTGCTGAGAAGTCCATTTATAGGAGATTCAGCTTCAAAGAATTCAGACAGCAGGTTCAAGATGATGTCAAGAAACATGGTTACAAAATAGGGCTTCCCAG TTCTTTTTCAGTACTCGGGCTAGACATCATTACTTAA